In the genome of Candidatus Acidiferrales bacterium, the window CCGGATGCCGTGTTCAACGCACCTTGCCTTCCGTTGTCATTCTGAGCGCAGCGAAGAATCTCGCCTCGCGTGCTCCGTGTTTCTGCTTTTTCTGGCCACTAGAAGCCATCTCGTAAAAGGTTTTCAGGGGGTCGGAGCTTTAGCTCCGACATAAAGCGCCTGAGAAATAGGGGCTTTAGCCCCTGAAGTAAAGCGTTTGATCGCCTCTCGGTATTTATGAGATGACCTCTCGCCACTCGCCACTGCTTTTTGTAAACTGTTTCCCATGCAAGGCGTCGTGAAGTGGTTCAACAACGCGAAGGGCTTCGGCTTCATCGGCCGCGACGACGGCGGCCCTGACGTTTTCGTGCATCACAGCAGCATCACCGGCGAAAAATTCAAAACCCTCCGCGAAGGCGACCGCGTCGAATTCGACATCGTCCCCGGCCCCAAAGGCGACCAAGCCTCCAACGTCCTCAAACTCTGACTGAAATTGCCTAGGATGGGTCCCTGACTCCCCTTTTCGCCTCTCCCCATCTATAATCTCCCTCATGGAAAATCGCGATATTGCCCGTATCCTCCACGAGACCGCCCTGCTCCTTGAAATCGACGGTGCCATCATCGGCCGCTATCGCAGCTACGAAAAAGCTGCCGAACTTCTTTCGAGCATCCCCGAGCACGTCGAAGAACTCGCCAAGGATCGCGCCAAGCTCACCTCGCTTCCCGGCATCGGTGAAGGCATGGCCGATCACATCGACGAAATCCTCGCCACTGGCGACTACAGCCTCCGCAAAAAACTCCTGAAAAAATATCCCGCTACGATCCTCGATATTCTTTCGCTTCAGGGCATCGGCCCGAAAAAAGTCGCGCTGCTCTGGAAAAAATTCAAGGCCGGTTCCGTGGAAGACGTCGCCAAACTCGCCCGCGAAGGCAAACTCCGCGACATTCCTGGCTTCGGCGAAAAAACCGAAGAGAACATTCTCAAGGCCATCGAATTCTTTCAGCGCTCCAGCGGCCGCGTCCGTCTCGACGTCGCCACCAACACCGCCGCCGAAGTCGCCGAGTACATCCGCAAACTCGGCGGCAAAATCGAATCTGTCACGCCCGCCGGCTCGCTTCGCCGCGGCAAAGAAACCATCGGCGATCTCGATTTCCTCGTCATTCCCGCCGGCCGTCCCTCGCAGAAGGCCATCGACGCCATCTTCGATCACATTTTGAAATTTCCTCCCATTCAGCAGGTTCTCGCGCACGGCGAAAATAAAATCAGCTTCTTGCTCACCAACGGCATGCAAGTCGACGTCCGCGCTATCGCTGAGGAAAGCCACGGTGCCGCGCTCCTCTATTTCACCGGCTCGAAGGAGCATAACGTCGCTCTCCGCGGCCGCGCCAACGCCATGGGCTACACGCTCAACGAATACGCGCTCAGCACGCTCAAAGCCGAGCGCCACGTCGCCAGCAAAACAGAAGCGGAAATCTACGCCAAGCTCAAGCTGCCTTACATCGAGCCCGAGCTGCGCGAAAACACCGGCGAAATCGAAGTCGCAGAAAAAGGCACGCTTCCCAAACTCGTCACTCTCGACGATATTCGCGGCGACCTGCAAATGCACACCACCGCTTCCGACGGCCACAATTCCATCGAGGAAATGGCCGAAGCCGCCCGCGACCTCGGCTACGAATACATCGCTCTCACCGACCATTCCAAAGCCGTCACCGTCGCCAACGGCCTCGACGAAAAGCGCACGCTCGCGCAAATCAAAAAAATCCGCGAAGCCGAAAAACGCGTCGGCGGCATTCGCCTTTTTGCCAGCAGCGAAGTGGACATTCTCAAGGACGGCTCGCTCGATCTCCACGACGAAGTCCTCGCCGAGCTCGACATCGTTCTCGTTTCCATTCACTCCTATATGAATCTCGAACGCGCCGAAATGACCGACCGCATCCTCGCCGCCGTCGAAAATCCCTATACGCAGATCCTCGCGCACCCCACTGGCCGCCTCATCCTTAAGCGCGAACCGTATGACTACGACATCGAAAAAGTCCTCGACGCCTGCCGGAAGCGCGGTGTCGTCGTCGAATGCAACGCCGCTCCTGAGCGTCTCGATTTTCGCGACGCCAATCTGCGCCTCGCCAAGCAGCGCGGCGTCAAGGTTGTCATCTCCACCGACGCGCACTCCACCGCGCATTTCGATCTCATGAAATAT includes:
- a CDS encoding cold shock domain-containing protein, with the translated sequence MFPMQGVVKWFNNAKGFGFIGRDDGGPDVFVHHSSITGEKFKTLREGDRVEFDIVPGPKGDQASNVLKL
- the polX gene encoding DNA polymerase/3'-5' exonuclease PolX, encoding MENRDIARILHETALLLEIDGAIIGRYRSYEKAAELLSSIPEHVEELAKDRAKLTSLPGIGEGMADHIDEILATGDYSLRKKLLKKYPATILDILSLQGIGPKKVALLWKKFKAGSVEDVAKLAREGKLRDIPGFGEKTEENILKAIEFFQRSSGRVRLDVATNTAAEVAEYIRKLGGKIESVTPAGSLRRGKETIGDLDFLVIPAGRPSQKAIDAIFDHILKFPPIQQVLAHGENKISFLLTNGMQVDVRAIAEESHGAALLYFTGSKEHNVALRGRANAMGYTLNEYALSTLKAERHVASKTEAEIYAKLKLPYIEPELRENTGEIEVAEKGTLPKLVTLDDIRGDLQMHTTASDGHNSIEEMAEAARDLGYEYIALTDHSKAVTVANGLDEKRTLAQIKKIREAEKRVGGIRLFASSEVDILKDGSLDLHDEVLAELDIVLVSIHSYMNLERAEMTDRILAAVENPYTQILAHPTGRLILKREPYDYDIEKVLDACRKRGVVVECNAAPERLDFRDANLRLAKQRGVKVVISTDAHSTAHFDLMKYGVQTARRGWLEAHDVVNTFPLKKFLAALRPKPHDARAQAAAKSKSA